In the Blochmannia endosymbiont of Camponotus sp. genome, TTAGAAATAGGAGGGCAACTAAACACTACTACAGACATAGAAAATTGGCCTGGAGATCCTAAAAATCTTACTGGACCTATATTAATGAATCGTATGAATGCACATGCCATTCATTTACACACCGAGATAATTCCTGACCATATCATTAAAGTAAATTTTAGGCAATATCCTTTTTATTTATGCGGAAACATGTATGAATATACATGTGATTCCTTAATCATAAGTACAGGAGGATCTGCTCGCGCCCTTAACATTCCTTCTGAAGAAAAATATAGAGGTAAAGGCGTGTCTTCATGTGCTACATGTGATGGATTTTTTTTTAAAAAACAAATTGTTGCAGTTATTGGTGGTGGCAATACAGCAGTAGAGGAAAGTTTGTATTTATCTAATATTGCCGATGAAATTCATCTTGTTCATCGTCGTAGTCAGTTTAGAGCAGAAAAAATATTAATTAGCAGACTTATGAACAAAGTGGAAAATGGTAATATTTTTTTACACCTCAATCATGTTGTTGAAGAAATACTGGGTGATGGTACAAATGTTACTGGATTACGTTTAACAAATATGATGCAACAAGATAAAAAACTCACAATAACTGTTCAAGGTGTATTCATTGCTATTGGGTATAATCCAAACACTTCTATATTCGGCGATCAACTCATATTGAATAATGGATATATTCATGTACAGTCTGGTACTAATGGTAACACAACAGCTACTTCTATCCCAGGAATATTTGCTGCAGGAGACGTAATGGATCACAGCTATCGTCAAGCAATTACCGCAGCCGGATCTGGTTGTATGGCTGCAATGGATGCTGAACGATACTTATCTACTATCAATTAAGATCAACTTAAAATCATAATAAATAAAAATCATCACACAACCGCCTATTAATCACAAACAAAATACATCGTATCATACTCTTATTTATCAGTAAAATACTGTCATTATAATAACACAACCACAGTAATAATACCGTTATCAAGGATGATACATAAAGAATAACTATTTTTACAATTTTTAGATATAAAATGTTAATTGGCGTATAGCACTTGATTAGCCAATATCTTATGATAAGATTTCAGATTATCATTTAATTTCATAGAGAACCTAATGACAAAAGAAGATAATTTCGAAATGCATGGTGTCGTATTAGACACTTTACCTAATACAATGTTTCGTGTAGAACTAGAAAACGGACACGTCATTGTAGCACATATCTCTGGAAAAATAAGAAAAAATTACATTCGAATACTAACAGGAGATAAAGTAACTGTTGAACTTACACCATATGATTTGAGTAAAGGAAGAATTATTTTTCGTAGCAGATAATAGTAACACTGTAAATAAAAATTTTTTACATACGTATTCAAGAAAATAATAATATAATTTTTTATGTATAAAACACTAATCAATTTTAAATATTGACTCACATTGACTTTGTCAATATAAAAAAGATTTTTTACATTTTTTATTTATAGCGCTATCCCCAATTTAACCCACCAAATACGTCCTGGTTCATACATTAATGTTCCGGTAGGATATCCAAACCGTTTATGTATATACAAATTAAAATATTCCCTATAATGATGATTCAACAAATTATCTACGCCAATACTCAATTTGTAAAATCGAGAGTTAGTCCACGCTAAATGTGTAGATAATGTTCCAAATCCTGAAGTATTATAATTTTCACGCGTATGCAATAACATATTCTTGGAAGTAACAGAGGCTGGAGAAAGAAATAAATTATTAGATTGTGGAAATACAAATCTCCACACAGCAGTAACACTGCAACATCCTTTTATCCATTGACATATTACTCTACCTTCCAATGGAGGAATTTTAGGTAAAGAACAATTATTATCTACATTTGCGCCCCAAGACCATGACACATTACTTTCGGTTCGCCAATAATCATTAAATTGATAATTTAATCCTACTTCAGTTCCACATATCTTAGCATTAATGTTTTCTGTATGATTAATACCACCATCATATGATATATGATCATTATAATAACTACATAAAATAAAATC is a window encoding:
- the trxB gene encoding thioredoxin-disulfide reductase, giving the protein MTIIKKHCKLLILGTGPAGYTAAIYAARANLNPVLITGLEIGGQLNTTTDIENWPGDPKNLTGPILMNRMNAHAIHLHTEIIPDHIIKVNFRQYPFYLCGNMYEYTCDSLIISTGGSARALNIPSEEKYRGKGVSSCATCDGFFFKKQIVAVIGGGNTAVEESLYLSNIADEIHLVHRRSQFRAEKILISRLMNKVENGNIFLHLNHVVEEILGDGTNVTGLRLTNMMQQDKKLTITVQGVFIAIGYNPNTSIFGDQLILNNGYIHVQSGTNGNTTATSIPGIFAAGDVMDHSYRQAITAAGSGCMAAMDAERYLSTIN
- the infA gene encoding translation initiation factor IF-1; this encodes MTKEDNFEMHGVVLDTLPNTMFRVELENGHVIVAHISGKIRKNYIRILTGDKVTVELTPYDLSKGRIIFRSR